ccacatccggcttcttcacctgcgtaaccatctgagaccagccaaccgGACAGCTGAAGAAATTGTGCGTCTGAACAACCGAATCATTTCTGAACAAACGGTCATAAATcgcctcagggaagctcatcagcgtgctcgtcgtcctctgtgtcttgacctgactgcagttcggggGTCGTAAAAGACTGCAGTGGGCAAATGCGCACcctcgatggccactggcacactggaaaAGTGTGCTATTCATGGTTGAAtcacggtttcaactgtaccgggtagATGGCAGATGTGTGGGCGAgaggttttctgatgtcaacgttgtgaacagagtgccccatggtggcggtggggttatggtatgggcaggcataagctacgggcaatgaacacaattgcattttattgattgcaatttgaatgcacagagatcctgcggctcattgtcgtgccattcatctgccgccatcacctcatgtttcagcatgaaaatacACAGCCCCTGTCagaaagatctgtacacaatttctggaacTGATGTTCCAGAAATGTGCCATACTCAGAcaggtcacccattgagcatgtttgggatggtctggatcgatgtgtatgacagcatgttccagttcccactaatacccagaggagtgggacaacatgccacaaacagcctgatcaactctttgTGAAGGAAATGTGTTGCGCTGCCTTTGgcaaaatggtggtcacaccagatactgactggttttctgatccacgcctgtATTtgattttttaaaggtatctgtgaccaacagatgcatatctgtattcccagtcatgtgaaatccatagattaaggcctaatttatttatttcaattgactgatttccttatatgaactgtaactcagtaaaaactttgaaaatgttgcatgttgcatttatacttttgttcagtgtagttacatTTCAGACAAAGAACCAGGGTTGAATGGGAGACAGTACCATACAGAAGACACAGAATTAGGTAAGGCCCAAATCAATATTTGCTTGCAATAATTAACATGATGACATCTTGTTATAAGATGGTGACAACACAAATGCACCAGTACTGTAAGTGCAAGGCTATGGCCTTATTGCTTCACTAACATCCTATTAACAGTAGTAGTACATAGGTTTGACATGATTCAGAATCAAAATGTTTTAGAATCCAGCCGTCATATTTTACAACATACCCATGTATAGATGCATTTGGCCATATATTTCTGTTATGGGTGGTAAAAAACATTTACAGTAATCTTCCTCTTGCATATATACAGAAAAAACAATTGATTTTATAACACAAAaatgtgataaatacaatttttaaaaaagTGGCAACAATAGATATTCCCCAATGTTTCACTGTCCTTATTAGGCAAcaattgaaaaacaaataattccTTGATAGCCCTAAACCACAGTTACAAGAATCTGGTTCCTAATGGTAACAGTACAGTATTTGGCATTATTACCTGCCTACAGGTTATCCTTAGTGTTAGACTTGTTGGATAAGAATGATTGTTCAAACATAAAAATAAAGCCATGATATCCCAAAGTGCTGCACAGTACAACCGTATTAGTTCTATACAATATTGATCATAATAATATTTGGATTGAGATGCTGAATACTACTAAACTCGTTTGACATGATATGCCAGGTAGAACTACACAATGCAAATTTAAAAAGGTATTATACGCATAAACATCATCATCAAATTCATCCACAAAATGGTAGCTATACCAGAAGCTTAATGTCATCCCTTTTAGTTTAACTCTGTTGGTCACACCACtgtgggtgtttactgtgtgttttACCACATAACACAAACCAAACAGGACAGATGGAACAGTCATAcaaagctgttctgtgagacgaaCCTTTAAAAAAAACTCAGCCTATAAAAGTTGTTCATTTGTCTTATGAACGTCCAACTTCATAAAAATAAAGACGACTTAAGTGAGTTGCAGCCAACTCAGTGACAGAGACAAATATAGCCcgatatcagacatggtttaaaaCGTGCATTCaacaacacagagacatacagaaagggcacacatagacacacatgcagacagaGACATGCAGAGATTTGACAGACAgaaccacagacacacagtgagagacagagacacatgcaGAGATTTGACAGACAGTTTTCAGGACAGACAGAGAAGATTACAGTATAGCACCTCTTTCTGCCAGAGGTCATGCAGCCACATTAAAACATGTCACAAACACTTGTAGCATACAAAACAATCAAAACAATCAAGACTATCATGCCAACTTcttgtcactcattgtcatgtcaaacatgcttggcaatggagttggcaagagcagacagacagacttgggACCAGGCTAGCATACAGTAAGTATACACACATTAACCTCTATGTAGTGTACCTGTGTGATAGCATAATTGTTCCCTTGCCACTAATACATCAGTTGTCTTTCAGAAGATAAAGCTGCCAACAATGTAAAGTTTCCACTTTCATTCAGACGGATCAACTTGGAATCCTTGAATTGAAAGTACACAAAGATAACCAACACGTGGATCGACATTTTTTCAATAAACGGCTCATTAAAATCTTTATCTGTGATTCAGATTTCCTTGTGTGAGGTGCAGGTGTAAGGCCCACATCCTTAGTGCATAGCTCAGAGTGGGAGGAGTCCACTCCTCCTCATCCAATAGGAGTGAGTCTTTGTTCTCAGTGTCAGTTCAGTTCATTGCTTAAATAGTCCAACTGACCATAACGTCTGTTTTGTTCAGGAAAAAAACAGTCTCATCGAATACAATATGTAGCTATGTCACAATACCAAATATAGGTATGTCGCAAAAAAAGACCAGTGTAAAACAGCCTTGTACTCTTGTCAGTTTTACTTATGTCAGTTATGCGGTTTGTCGTGGCTTGTGCACAACAGATCTGTAACAAACAAACCACATTCTCAGACTGTATGGCACAGCAGCATGCTTCCACAGAGCAATGGCTGTAGATCCAGACCCTGTAGCATGACCGATGTGAAACGCATGCTAAGTTAACACATCCACGTGTTCACCGCAAGGAAAGCTGAACAGCGTAAGGCTGACTGCCATGTGTCGTATAGTGAAAGCTTTGCCCAATTCAATAAAAACTCCAGCAGGGCTGAGTGAACATCTAACCTTGTTCTGGTTCAAATAACTGTCATTTACAGGATATTTACATACCGTCTGCCTCCTTGTTCATTTGGCTCTGGTCCCAGTACTCCTATGAAACATCCAATGCCCCGATCACCAGCTGGCTAATCTTATTATATGGaagaacatttttatttttttgttatgttttaaATACACAAGGAGGACTAACCTCACTTACCAGGTCTGCATTTGTTACCTTGAGTCCCTCTATCCCTACACCAatcctcttccttccttccttcctcactCCATCTATCCCCTTCTCCCTCAGTCCCAGTGCAGCTGCAGGTCGTGTGTATCCAGGAAGTCTGAAGGAATCCCCATGGGTGTGAGCCCCCCCGCGGGGTCGGACGGCATGGTTAGATCCAGCCACTCCATGTTGTCCAGGACTGTGTCGGACAAGCCCATGttgagggaggaagggggagacgTGGAGTCGCAGAAGGACAGCTCTGAGGTGTCCATGggggagtagggttgatccaggAGCTGGGACTGCAACTCCTCGATCAGACCCAGGGTGCGGGGGTCCGTGGTTGGGGACGGGTTGTTCAGAGTCCCCTCCAGGAAGGCCTCCAGCTGGTTGTCGGAGGCCAGGTTTGGGAGGGGCAGGGGGTCGAAGGGAGGGGTGGGAGGGGGAGCTACCTGGATCTGTGGAGGGGTTCTGGACAGGGCGGTGTTGACAGGGAGGGTAGTGATGTTGGCTGTGACAGGGACAGTCTTAGTGCTTAGAGAAGGCAGGTCCTGCTGGATGAATGGAGTGATctctggaggagagaagagacaggaacAGGATAGCAAAGATTATTCACCTGTATTGTAACACAGGCTGAAGTCTAAAAAGAAACTCCAACCGTATCACTGTTTGCAGACATGAAAAGACCAGATTGTTGTAACTTAGTCGCTTCAGGGTTAGGACAAGGAGCTAAAGGTGTAAATGTTTCTTCATGCTGTAAGTTCTCACCTCCACTCTGAATCAGGATGTCAAACAGGTCGTCCATCTGCTGGCTGGTTGCCGTGGAAACCTGAGAGAGCCAATAAGGTAAGGGGGTGGAGATGCATGTAACCCGATATTTCCCGCCAAAACCAGAAGTAtcattcaaaagcattataaaacatataaataggcctatgtctggatttgattagagctttgattgAAAATTCAAACCTGATGCAACCTGAGcctgattaaatacattttatgagccctacattaaaagacatttaatgagcccaagcCCCAAAAACTcaaatgattgtgccgttatTCAATACATAGGCTATATGACATAGGCTACTCCACATTACGCACGGCAGAAAAACATGAAAGCCCATAGATGTAACTAGTtatatgctctcttgggtaaataaattaaactagctccagtaggctaatctttttgAGTGTAGACtattactgtattgtattatatggactggaattacacACCTCGTTCAAACCACGATAAAGCAGAGCGAAAACATTGAATTCTGGTGCAGCACAAGAGGCCTATAAAGTTACAAGTACAGGCTAGCGAGTTGGATTTACATTTCTCATAATATTTCCACGAACGTTATTagcatatctcctctctctctttagtgttatttcattccttcctcgctttcaacagttaaattaaatatgttttgttgtccttatcttcatcattctaatgacatgcttgaataatatatgactagaattagatgcagaCGGCTTTCACTTTTCTTCAAGAGCATTGAAttgttatgggtctgaataaataactgctatagcctaccgccACTGAGAGTTCGCTCTTCTTTCGATCTACCTGTGAGTTCTATTgggctgctgtatttaacattcagaaAAAAAGAGCTTCCGTCCCTCTTCGAATAGACTATACGTATAAGAAACACTAAAAGCATAATGTCCAGCATgctattctagtctagctttatttgcatgggactccaagagctaaggagccTTTTTAGAGGCCAACGAAGCATAGATGCTTGCGTATTGCGCAAGAGACAGAGGCTTTAAGTTAAAAGCTTATTATGCATAACACATCATTAATTACCTAAATATAAGGCACTGAATGCAttacctggcctctgtaaattgataaagaatcagcttgatccccctCAGTCTAAGACGCTTGGACCTTATTTTTCGATATTGTAAGTGATTTTGTTAACAAAACGCCCCCACAAAGAAAAtaagaattaaaaacaggttcagcccctggttcgaccgtgatcttgcagagttactccaccacAAGAATTGCATTttgcgaaaggctcggcacatgcATACTCatgttcaggcaaatgagaaataagtacATTCAGGCTATCCAGAAGgtcaaagttagttactttaagaaGCAGTTCTCCCTTTGTGAGTCTAACTCCAttaagttctggaaaacggttaaaagacctggagaataaaccctcctcctcacagctgcccatgtcccttaaagttgatgataTGGTTGTGGCACATGGCTGAGctttttaatcaccacttcattaagtcaggattcctatccGACTCAACCATGCCTCCTTCcccatccaacatttcctcatctcccaccccttatAATGCTActagccccgatgctcctccctctttttcccctgccccaaTACAAaatttctccctgcaggcggtcgctgagtccgaggtgctagaGGAGCTCCATAAACTTGaacccaaaaaaacatctgggtcagatggttaagACAcattcttctttaaggttgctgcccctataaaatcgccaagcctatctctgacctttttaacctgtcccattgcttggaaggcagccacagttcgtcctttatttaaaggggagatcaaactgttatttctattttgccttgtttatcaaaagtgttggaaaaacttgtcaataatcaactgactggctttcttgatgtctatagtattctctcgggtatgcaatctggtttccgctcaggttatggatgtgtcactgcaaccttaaagggtcctcaatgatgtcaccatcgCCCTTGactctaagcaatgttgtgctgctatttttattgacttggccaaagcttttgatacggtagaccattccattctttgggctggctaaggagtattggtgtctaaggggtctttggcctggtttgctaattACCTCTCTCAAaggagtgcagtgtataaagtcagaacatctgccaTCTCAGCcattgcctgtcaccaagggtgtaccccaaggctcgatccaaggccccacgctcttctccaTTTACATCAACATAGCTCAGgaagtaggaagctctctcatctaCTTATGTGCAGATTTATGTGCAGATGCTACAGTCTTATacttgtgttaaatgctctacccATAACCTTgctctgaacacctccaaaacaaaggtcatgtggtttggtaagaagaatgcctctccccacaggtgtgattactacctctgagggttcagagcttgaggtagtcacctcatacaagtacttcgGAGTATGgatagacggtacactgtcctctcagcacatatcaaagctgcaggctaaagttaaatctagacttggtttcctctatcgtaatcactcctctttcaacccagctgccaaactaaccctgatgaTGACCattctacccatgctagattacagacacttaatttatagatcggcaggaaagggtgctctcgagcggctagatgttctttaccattcggccatcagatttgccaccaatgctccttataggacacatcactgcactctatactcctctgtaaactggtcatctctgtatacccatcgcaagacccactggttctttgcttatttataaaaccctcttatctcccccctatctgagatatctactgcagccctcatcctccacatataacacccgttctgccagtcacattttgttaaaggtccccaaagcacgctcgtcttttcagttcgctgcggctagcgactggaacaagctgcaacaaacactcaaactgcaCAGTTtgatctcaatctcttcattcaaagactcaatcatggacactcttactgacagttgtggctgcttgcatgatgtattgttgtctctaccttcttgccctttgtgctgttgtctgtgcccaatgatgtttgtaccctgttttgtgctgtaaccatgttgtgctgctgccatgtgttgtagtcatgtgttgctgccatgctgtgttgtcttaggtctctctctatgtagtgatgtgtgttttgtcctatatttgtatttcatttatttatatttttaatccccgtccccgcaggaggccttttgccttttggtaggccgtcattgtaaataagaatgtgttcttaaccgacttgcctagttaaataaaaataaaacctgaaagaggtaggctaggatATCTATATATCAATCTTGAACAGGAtgatctattttggatgcaatttgaatggagttggAGAGATAAAGACTGCTAGAGAGTGTTCGCATGTGCACTGACTTAAAGCAATAATATTTctatttaattgaacctttatttaagtcagttaagaacaaattattatttacaatgacggcctaccccgtccaaaccataacccggacaatgctgggccaattgtgcgccgccctatgggactcccaatcacggacggttgtgatacagcatgATATCTTTTTGTTaaataacccttattttaccaggtaagttgactgagaagacactcatttacagcaacaacctgaggaatagttacaggggaaatgaatgagccaattgtaaactggggattattaagtgaccatgatggtatgccAGGACACCGgtgttaacacccctactcttatgataagtgccatgggatctttagtgaccacagagagtcaggacacccgtttaacgtcccatccgaaagacagcaccctacacagggcaatgtccccaatcactgctctGGGGTATTGGGATTTTTTTGGGGGACCAGAGttaagggtgcctcctactggcccaccaacaccacttccagcagcatctggtctcccatctagggaccgaccaggaccaaccctgcttagcgtcagaagcaagccagcagtggaatgcagggtggtatgctgctggcatgaatcaaaccagggtctgtactgacgcctctagcactgagatgcagtgccttaaacctgttttaaaactctgcagctgcaataaaataaaaaattataatcttctatacaattaaaaaataagttgacccccgaaagccagatggagatgtgtAAATTAGATGCTCAGTCGGTCTTTATATGACTGTAGCACAGGCTAAGCTGCAGCAAATGTAGGTCTACCTGTCACAATAAAATGTTACCATGAGATGATAGGACTATACTtagatgggctgtctgtctccaacctaagtgttgaTGATTCATCATGCATTGACCAGAGAGAAGGCCATAGAGAACTCAGATGTAGACATTGCATATAATTTAACGTCATGCTGTTCATACAAATTTGATtataatttaccggtttctcgcagttatttatggcgggaaaagggagtggttttgggcAGTAAATCTTGGTAAATGCCATTCAACCCTAGTGTTCACCTGTGTGAGGTTGTTGGCCTGCTGCAGGTTGCGGGTCTGTTTAACTGCATCCTCGTAGCGGGGGGGGTCCCTGTTCTTGGGGGGCTGGGTAacgagggaggggtggaggatgaAGGCGGGCTGGGATGGAGACTGGGGGGATTGAGAGAAGAGGAAAACATTTATCACAACCTACCTGGTCTGTAACAAAGACTCATATACCGAATGTAAGATTTGAAAGGATTTGAGAGAGAAAGGTAGGTTTGCAATATGTATTTTGCATCACATTTAGGTTAGAGTATGATGTTTTCCTAATAATAAATAGAGAAAGCGTACCTTGTTAACAGGCCCATTGGAAAGGTTGTGGCTGGGTGAAGCCCCACGGGGAGAGAGCCTGTTATCTGGGGAGCTGCTCAGGAAACACTGGGGAGGCATGTCGGGCATAGTCTGGTTCTCCACCATCCCAGAGCCATTACAAACTGTAACAGTCTAGAAAAGACACAGAAGGGGGTAAAAATACAGGATCGTAGTGTTAAGAAACCAATTAACTAGCTTGCTAATATCACTGCACTCGCTAAGTCTAGGGGTCTTACGCCTAGTtaactggtctgtaacctgatttAAGATGTGCATCTATGTGACTTGAAATCACCTGCAAAATGTGGTTGTGATTAGTTATCTGCTGAGTGGAGGCTGTCTCCATCTTGGTGGTATGCAGCTGGGAGATGGAGGCTTGCATCAAACCTGGGGCTTGATTTGACAACGTTGcctggaggacaggaaggaggaTCTGAGTAGAGCCATCCTGGGCCGTGAGTAGGGTCTGGGAAACAGGCTGGCCTAGAACCTGGGACACTCTCCCCTGGTGGCTGATGAAGAACTGGGGCAGACTGGGGGCCGGATTGGGCTGGGAATGGGGTCTGGAGTTACAAATGACATCCTCTACCTTCACCACAGTGGGGAGAGTCTGTGGGGCCAGGGTTGAGTTAATCATGGCTGAGCAGTTAGGAAGGACCCTGCCTTCCATTTTGACTGCGTTGGAGGTCTGGATCATGGGGACGGGGTCTGAGGAGGGTTCCTGGAGGGGCTGGGTCTTCTTCTCCACCCCCAGCTGCATCTTGAGCTCCTCCACCAGCCTCTGCTCCTGCTCCAGCTTCCTCATCAGCTCCTCGATCTGACGTTCCTTCTCGTGGAGCCGTCGGTCTTTCTCCTCCGGGACAACACCCAGCCCAAGGTGGGACATCCCCGCGCCTGTCCGACAGAGGCTCACCCTCTGGGGGTCGCAAAGGAGCTTGGATACCCTGGGCATCCCTCCGTCGTCTCTGAAGGTGGCGAGGTCTGTGGGGATTGGGGACACTGGGGCTGTGGCGCTCATGCTCTCTGGTGCCACCTGGTGGGCAGGTAGGAGAAGTGCAGGGGATGAGCCAACCTCTATGGGAACTGAGGAGGGGAGGGTTTTAGGGCCGGGGGTTGGGACCGGGGTGCTGGGACTCTCCTGGTAGGGCTTCAGCCTCTCGATGAGATCAGTCTTGGTCCCTGAGACAGGGAGGCTTCGCAATTTCAGCTCCAGTTTCAACTCGGCCACCTTCATGTCCTCCAGGTTAGGAGGCAGGTGGCCAGGCTTGCGGTTGGACAGGCTGTTGGGACGGACAGGGGTGGGAGGAGGGACAGTGACATGGGCGGCAGGAGGTAGGGACAGCACTATAGAGGTTGGCAGGCCGCTCACACTGCTGTTCTGACCCTCAGCTACAggcctggaggaggagagggaggtgaatggagagagaaacaagaggaaAAGGGAGTGTAAAGAGGGTGGAGTGAGATATGGTGAAGAAGGGAGGGGAAAtgtgggggaaagagagagagaagggaaatgtGTTAGCAATATGAAAGGAATAAGGAGCTTTATCTGCCCTGCACCTTAGTACACAATCAGTCAATAGAACAATGCAGAGTTCCAACAATAACTGACATACACAGTTCTAATGGGCCTTGGATCAACTCCCACTAACAGGGAAATGATAGAAAAGGCTAAAACAACATCCGGCAGGTTATTAATATCATTACAGAGGATTTGTTATTGGAAACTAGCTAATTGTCAGTTTGCCATTCAGGCCATTGGAAACAACAACAGTTGGTTTGCTTTATAGGTGTATTTTATAGGTGtattctgtattttgaaagttacatacaatatcttgaaaacttgattgctgataAGCAAAACATGTTgtgactatgtcaacaatggactaaagaaacaaataacaaaatatagtttttaggtggaattttcctttaagttACAAGCAGTGGCGTAGCACGCACACCAGCGAGGCGGGGGTGCCACCAACCCCCCGGTATTGAAAATCAGACCatctgtattttttaaatatactgTTTATACCGTAAACCAGGGTATCACCCAAGACTACCGGACCCGCTCGGGTCGGATCTCGGAATTTCAGGTCTATTGAGCCTCTGGGGCAAATGCAAACTTAAATCACATTTTCACTAAGTCTCCCATTGACAAAGTGGAGATTGGACTTAAGTGGAAGTTTCGATTTGACCCCAGGAGTGTTATTTTCTTGCCCTGATATGACAGTAAAATCCTACTTTAAGGGTGCTGGGAGGatggtgtggtagttgtagtgctgctgctgctgctggttgAGGATCTGCAGCTGGAGGAAAAGCTGCTGCTGGTGGAGGATCTTGGCGTAGGATGAGTCCATGGGGGCATCGCTGGCCTCCTGTTTCTGGTCTGGGGGGACATACTGGTGGTACTTTAACTTCTTGACCCGGGGCTTTGGCTCCTTGCCCTTCTTACTGCGATTCCTCTCTCCCGGCTGTTTGGGCTGGCTCTGCTGTGGGATGAGAGAGCAGAAACATCAAGATAAAGAAGATGCACATGATTGAAAACTAGTCAGTCTGCCTTACAGACTTGTTTTAATGAACAGGGACAGGTCTGACAATCTGTGTTGAGAAGTGACTCAAGTACTGTTTTTTTTCAATGACCGAAAGATGACAATCCAGATTTTAGTACAGAAAGATatatttacatttatttattcaGCGATTTGGATTCAAT
The nucleotide sequence above comes from Salvelinus namaycush isolate Seneca chromosome 35, SaNama_1.0, whole genome shotgun sequence. Encoded proteins:
- the mrtfba gene encoding myocardin-related transcription factor B, producing the protein MEPQGLPRAEGDYEMLGLLVPSPQSEAVTHELEELTLQPSNNLPPLNERKNVLQLRLQQRRTREQLVDQGIMPPLKSPAAFHEQIRSLERARTENFLKHKIRSRPERSELVRMHILKETGAEPSLQATQMKLKRARLADDLNEKLAQRPGPMELVEKNILPVEPSVKEAIIVNYPKALDMYGFEEDSGDALSPEQPASHESKASTPSPGEPRALEAPCPPPLPTITNNHTILQPFPVVTQATADFLKALSTKELPVSRPAPASQPIITVVPSKPGPTLVKQSQPKQPGERNRSKKGKEPKPRVKKLKYHQYVPPDQKQEASDAPMDSSYAKILHQQQLFLQLQILNQQQQQHYNYHTILPAPLKPVAEGQNSSVSGLPTSIVLSLPPAAHVTVPPPTPVRPNSLSNRKPGHLPPNLEDMKVAELKLELKLRSLPVSGTKTDLIERLKPYQESPSTPVPTPGPKTLPSSVPIEVGSSPALLLPAHQVAPESMSATAPVSPIPTDLATFRDDGGMPRVSKLLCDPQRVSLCRTGAGMSHLGLGVVPEEKDRRLHEKERQIEELMRKLEQEQRLVEELKMQLGVEKKTQPLQEPSSDPVPMIQTSNAVKMEGRVLPNCSAMINSTLAPQTLPTVVKVEDVICNSRPHSQPNPAPSLPQFFISHQGRVSQVLGQPVSQTLLTAQDGSTQILLPVLQATLSNQAPGLMQASISQLHTTKMETASTQQITNHNHILQTVTVCNGSGMVENQTMPDMPPQCFLSSSPDNRLSPRGASPSHNLSNGPVNKSPSQPAFILHPSLVTQPPKNRDPPRYEDAVKQTRNLQQANNLTQVSTATSQQMDDLFDILIQSGEITPFIQQDLPSLSTKTVPVTANITTLPVNTALSRTPPQIQVAPPPTPPFDPLPLPNLASDNQLEAFLEGTLNNPSPTTDPRTLGLIEELQSQLLDQPYSPMDTSELSFCDSTSPPSSLNMGLSDTVLDNMEWLDLTMPSDPAGGLTPMGIPSDFLDTHDLQLHWD